A genomic region of Phragmites australis chromosome 2, lpPhrAust1.1, whole genome shotgun sequence contains the following coding sequences:
- the LOC133904580 gene encoding uncharacterized protein LOC133904580 — translation MAAGRVVAAAAVAAVALALLAGGADADCFDYCFKNCVANDKSMAEYCTYACDKTCAPDALLQRPLATVGGLPIQCQLACVRASCHRLRAGGKDMEACYGQCYDSCKTKALPRPLRAGAGPDKDSTVQPASVPDHPFNMEQGAVQPASVPDHPFNMEQDAVQPASTASVPDHPFRKKQGSVRPASEPDKDDAVQPASEPDPDRATRPVGPVRPDPPPFLEKQDAVQPASEPDRDDAVRRARGRVLP, via the exons ATGGCAGCCGGACGAGTGGttgccgcggcggcggtggccgcggTGGCGCTGGCGCTGCTCGCGGGCGGCGCGGACGCCGACTGCTTCGACTACTGCTTCAAGAACTGCGTCGCCAACGACAAGTCCATGGCCGAATACTGCACCTACGCCTGCGACAAGACCTGCGCGCCCGACGCGCTCCTGCAGCGTCCCCTGGCTACCGTCGGCGGCCTCCCTATACAGTGCCAGCTTGCCTGCGTCAGGGCGTCCTGCCACCGTCTCCGTGCGG GTGGCAAGGACATGGAGGCCTGCTACGGGCAGTGCTACGACAGCTGCAAGACCAAGGCCCTGCCGAGGCCtctccgcgccggcgccggc CCGGACAAAGACAGCACCGTCCAGCCGGCGTCGGTGCCCGACCACCCCTTCAACATGGAGCAGGGCGCCGTCCAGCCGGCGTCGGTGCCTGACCACCCCTTCAACATGGAGCAGGACGCCGTCCAGCCGGCGTCG ACCGCGTCGGTGCCTGACCACCCGTTCCGCAAGAAGCAGGGCTCCGTCCGGCCGGCGTCAGAGCCCGACAAAGATGACGCAGTCCAGCCGGCGTCGGAGCCGGACCCGGACAGAGCCACCCGACCTGTAGGTCCTGTACGGCCTGACCCGCCGCCCTTCCTTGAGAAGCAGGACGCCGTCCAGCCCGCATCAGAGCCGGACAGGGACGACGCCGTCCGTAGGGCACGGGGCCGCGTCCTCCCCTGA